AGCCTTTTCCTTATCCAGAAGTGCGTGCGTCCTTGTGTAACCAAAGCCCTTATTCTATTTGGATTTTTGAAAAGAATGGTCACCCATATTTCGCAATGCAAGAGTGGGCTAATAATCAGTGGGATTACTTATTTAGCCGGTGTTTTCTTCCTGATTCGGCCCAACCGGTTGAAGTAAAGCCAAACTCAAGTGTGACATTCATAATACCGACGAACTGGCATTCAGCACATCAACGAGTCGGAATTCAAATCTTTTGGGAACGTCCAGAATTACCAACCGATGAACTTATTGACCGCATCTGGCCATCTCCATCCTCTGGACATGTAATTTGGACACAACCATTTACGATTCAATACTATTGTGGCTTTCCTCCTAGTTGATCAAACTCCAAAGAAGAGCTGATATAAGATATAAAGCTTGATTTCTCTCATTACTCAACCCAAACAGAAAGAACCGTCAGAAGAAAATGTTCTGACGGTCCTTTGTATTTTTGTGCTTTGAGAATCCATTTAAGCTTTTTCAAAATCCAGCCAGGAAATGTGTTCGCCCCAGTTCCTGATAGGCTTCGATCACAGCTTCCAGTGCGTCGGACACATTGGCCAGAGCTTCATCAACGGTATCGCCTTCAGTGACCAACTCTGGAACCGCCGGCGATGTCACGGTAAAACCACCTTCAGGTTGTGGTGAGAGGACTAACGGGATCTTGTAAAACATTGCGCGCTCTCTCTTTATCTTGAATTTTCTACGTCGTGACTGGTTCTTTTTCGACGCTCACGGTTGAGGCCGGTTCGAGCGGATAAGCTTCGATCACGATTTCGTCATCTGCCACCGTCACCACGGCACGGCCTCCCTGTTCGAGTTCGCCAAAGAGGATTTTTTCCGCCAGCGGTTCTTTGAGTTTCGATTGAATCAACCGGCCCATCGGACGCGCCCCGAAAAACTTGTCATAGCCTTTGGTTGCCAGCCACGCGCGGGCTGGTTCGGTGAGTTCGATGGTGACGTTCTTTTCCTTGAGCTGGGTACTCAATTCGCGAACAAACTTGTCAACCACCTGTTCGATCACTTCAAAACTCAACTGTCCAAACACCACCCACGCATCCAGCCGGTTGCGGAATTCCGGGCTAAACATCTTCTCAATCGCGTCCTTGCTCTTGTCACGAATCGAAGCTGTTTCGCGGAAGCCGATGGATTCAGAGGTCATATCCCGCGCTCCGGCATTGGTCGTCATAATCAGAATGACATTCCGGAAATCAGCTTTTTTGCCGTTGTTGTCAGTCAAGGTCGCGTGGTCCATCACCTGAAGCAAAATATTGAACAAATCCGGGTGCGCTTTTTCGATTTCGTCGAGCACAATCACCGAATAGGGATGTTTGTTGACCTGATCGGTCAGTAATCCTCCCTGATCAAACCCGACATATCCCGGAGGCGCTCCGATCAACCGCGAAACGGTGTGTTTTTCCGAATATTCGCTCATATCAAAACGCAGGAATGCCACGCCAAGCGCACTGGCAAGCTGTTTGGCGAGTTCGGTTTTTCCAACGCCAGTCGGACCAGAAAAGAGAAATGAACCAATCGGCTTATCCGGATGCCCTAACCCGGCGCGTGACAACATAATCGTTTTGACCAGCCGGCTGATGGCGGCATCCTGGCCGTAAATTACTGATCTGAGTTCTGTTTCAAGCTGCTTGAGGCGGTCTTTGTCAGAAACTGAAACTGTCTTGGGAGGAATGCGCGCCATCCGGGCAATCACAGCCTCAATTTCAAAGATACCGATTTCAGTTGGGCGGGTGGCTTCATCGAGCAGTTTGAGCGAGGCCCCGGCTTCGTCAATCACGTCAATGGCTTTGTCAGGCAGGCAGCGGTCGTTGATGTACTTGGCGGCCAGTTTGGCGGCAGCTTCAATCGCACCGGCGGTATAGGTAATGCCGTGATGGGC
This region of Acidobacteriota bacterium genomic DNA includes:
- the clpA gene encoding ATP-dependent Clp protease ATP-binding subunit ClpA, with the translated sequence MFTRELQATLSLAVNEAVRRRHEYLTLEHVLFALLHDPTAIKVIRNCGGDVEKLKQDIDEFLATQLEQLAVESDHMPEQTAAFQRVLEYALRQAQGSGQNKVDGGNILAALFQERHSHAVYLLKKQGIARLDVLNYISHGISKVKDSSEPVSGKPSDPMAEIDDEDRPITDPLEAFTTNLIDRAAQGKIDPLIGRKTELDRTIQVLCRRRKNNPVYVGDPGVGKTAIAEGLALKIYRGEVPEALRSAEMYMLDLGAMLAGTKYRGEFEQRFKAVINALKKKPGAIMVIDEIHTIVGAGAVSGGTMDASNMLKPVLATGELRCIGSTTYPEYKASFERDRALGRRFQKIDVVEPTIDETIQILQGLQTYYEAHHGITYTAGAIEAAAKLAAKYINDRCLPDKAIDVIDEAGASLKLLDEATRPTEIGIFEIEAVIARMARIPPKTVSVSDKDRLKQLETELRSVIYGQDAAISRLVKTIMLSRAGLGHPDKPIGSFLFSGPTGVGKTELAKQLASALGVAFLRFDMSEYSEKHTVSRLIGAPPGYVGFDQGGLLTDQVNKHPYSVIVLDEIEKAHPDLFNILLQVMDHATLTDNNGKKADFRNVILIMTTNAGARDMTSESIGFRETASIRDKSKDAIEKMFSPEFRNRLDAWVVFGQLSFEVIEQVVDKFVRELSTQLKEKNVTIELTEPARAWLATKGYDKFFGARPMGRLIQSKLKEPLAEKILFGELEQGGRAVVTVADDEIVIEAYPLEPASTVSVEKEPVTT
- a CDS encoding type II toxin-antitoxin system HicB family antitoxin; the protein is MFYKIPLVLSPQPEGGFTVTSPAVPELVTEGDTVDEALANVSDALEAVIEAYQELGRTHFLAGF